The Chanos chanos chromosome 3, fChaCha1.1, whole genome shotgun sequence genome segment GTCCAACACTACAGAAGAATATACTGTACCATACATGTACCACAGTTCATCACCAATGCTATTAACATTGCCATGCACACAAGGGTGAGACAAGCAGATGAATCATGCGGATGTTCTACAAATGGGCTTAGTTCGTGAGAATGAGATGacactacattttttttttttttaatttcaaaatggtGGAATGTACCGTAAAGCAGAAATGTCAGATTCTTATCTAGGTAAGTTACTGGCTGCTAGTCTAGCCAAGGGCAAACTTACTAAATTTAAACTGACTAACAGGGGTGTCGAAAATCCAGTCCAGAAGGCTCAAAGGACCTGCTacttttcttgtcaaccaactacGTCTGatatctgattggctgaagaaggcacacacctgttttccagGTTATAAATCAGCAGGCAGATAAGAGGTCAAAACTAAAAGCAAGCAGAATCTCGATCCTCCATGACTGGATTTCGACACTCCTGTTGTCTAATTATTGTGCTACTGAAGAACACGATTACATtgaatgtatatgtgagtgtatgtaaatgtgacaGCTCTGAATACTCAAGGAGATTGTGTTTTACCTCTAATTGTTAGTCTAAATGCATAGATTCATGCATTAAATGCATTCCAATACGTGGAATCAACCTACCTTAGACTTAGACCTTGTTTTGCCACCCCTTCCCTGAAATTGAACCAAGATGTCTGTAATACTACAACTAAACTCTAGAGGGACTCGTTGGGTATTCTCCTGTACGCATGGACGGACAGAAACTGCTGAAGCGGCAACAGTGAAACAAtcgatgttttcatttttttcaacaacaacaaaaaaaaactgtttaaagcTCTCTTTGAATTGTAAGGGGCTCTAATTAAATCAAACTTATGTAGATCTGGTGAAAACCTGTAAACATCAGTCAGCCACAATTCTCCACAGTTATGGGGAGCACCTGAACTGTAGAGTTAACAGTGCATCAGGCAAAGCAGTGTGCCTTGCCCGTGATgcgtaaataaaataaaattagaacAGTATTTAAAACCAGTTAAAATAATACTGGGGAATAAGCTACGTTTACCACAAAATGAGAGACGTCTAGTCCGAATAACATGCCAGGCCTCCTGTGCTTCAGTATTATAACTGAACTTACTATGGTGTTTGCTCAGCGGACAAAGCAAAGCATGTGGCTGATGTTTCTCCACTCACCTTCggtttgctctctttctgtttcacttcAGGGGGTCCTGGTATGAGTGTGCCTGCCAGTTTATCTAATACTGGGCCTTTtgtctgccaaaaaaaaaaaaaaaaacccaatcaaCAGGCCgcacaaaaaatgaaatcacttcCATCCAATTCATCCAAAACATTGATTTAATACAATTCACCAATGTGGTAAAATCAAGTTTGAGCACTCAGTGATAATCTTCATTTGTGTTAAAAGCAAATATCCACCATTGCGTGTTGTCTAGTTGTGAAACATtgaaatattgtgtttgtctctctgggCTGAGCAGTACCGTGAGGTCGACGGAGGCGTCTGCGGCGGGGACGGAGGTCTTTGTCTGGGGGGCCGCTGCAGCCGCAGGGGCTGAAGGGGCTACAGGGGCTGGTGGGGCAGAGAAATCACTGGACAGCAGATCAAGGGCTTCTGTATCATCCATAGATTTCTGTTGCGATACAGTGAGGCATCATCTTAAGGTCCCAACAGAAGCTCGCATAGTAAAGACTACGatcaaaatgtcctttttttataCACTGAACTGGATAATCGTATTCAACACTATCAGCATTATCCGCTGTCCTACTGGATTACTTTTCAGTGCGCCCCCAAAAATGCGAAACGGGGCGTTGTATATTGAACCAGTTGCACCAAACTGGTACAGAACCAGCTGCAGTTAGAACAGAAACTTCTCCAGTTTCTATTTTAAGTCCAGCATTTTCCCACTGAAATTTCTCCCCAGCGAACCCTCCACTGGTGAATGAGTCCCACTGTACCTGTTTGGGCGTGGCATCTGCTTTAGCCTTAGCCTCTGCCATTGCCTATTAAGAGGAATACAGAAGAATCCATGGGCATGTACATGAATATCTCTGTTCTACGATCCTCCGAACATTTATTAACATCAATGACAGACATTACTTGTCTGATTATTCTTGATTAGAATATTTCACTAAGACAATTTATTTATTGGAAAAACGCATGATGCACAAAATGCTAATTACTGAGAGGACTGTATCGTGTGATCCTTATATTACTTATTACAGTTACAGTATTAAGAACGATGTTAAGTGAAACTTGAAATTGTCTGTTAAATCTAAAGAGCCACAATACATAAGCTTAAAGACCCTTCTACAAGAAAAACGACATAACACATAAAAAGGGATTCTGATAATACTGTGAATGTtatcagagaaaagaaaagcaggagAAAAGTGTGGATTACTTTCTTGTCCGCCTCTGTGGGCTGATACTCAGGTGGAAGactatcatctctctctcccatcttaaCAATTCTCTCCTCCACCACCTTCTTCTCCTGCACCaatcggaaaaaaaaagatcacagtTTGGGTCAGTACTTATTTGGATAAATTCATTGTTCTCCAAatgatttttattcatttactcgGACCTGGATCAAATAAAACCTCGATCAGTTAAGGTTTTGAAGTATTTGGCTGACTAAGTCCCATCCAAATTCTCTTCGGTGCACCCTTTTCTTGTGACCTTGCTCTCTTAATTAAATGGCTTTTTACAGAAGGGCCGTCAATTCACTGTATGGCACTCGTGCTATGTTTTATTGGTACTGTTTCAACAGACTCAATTCAATCTGAATTTTAGTAGCTTTAGTAAAGAAAAGAGCATAAGATATAAGAGATATGCTAGAGTACAGGAGCAAAGCCCAGTGAATCAAATATTTCATCTAAGTATTTGACAAACTGTTTATGACCAGTGCTTCACACTGTTTATGACCACTGTTTCAAACCGTTTATGACCAATGCTTCGACCATTAAAACagtaataaatgacaaaaatgtatGCTGGTCCCACTCACTCGTAACTGCTAGTAAAAGTGCATTAATGTACTGCAGTAATGCTACATGACTTAAATATGAGCATGACTGAGTAACACTTTGAAGGATAATGTAAGTCTatactgcattttaaaagactgaatttgacagagtgacagacagctTCTTTTGAAGAGGACACTGTATTGAAGTGAGCAGGGCGGTACCTGAGCGGTATCTTTTACTGGGCCGGGGACAGGCGCTGGGGCGGGGGCGATGTCCTTCAGGGTGTCAGAGAGGGCGTCCAAGGCGGAGGATGGATCCTCTGACAACTTcagataaaaatgtaaaaaaaggaaaagagaaaatgtgagtgcgatcatctctctctctctctctctctctctctctctctgcgcgcgagcgtgtgtgtgtgggtgtgtgtgtgtgtgtgtgtgtgtctgtgtgtgtgaaaggaccATCATTACCTGGCAGCCTGTTTGACCCGGTCCTGTCACAGCTGACTGAACATTAGAGGCAACAGTAGGGGTTGCAAAATCAGCTGCAAGATCATCTAGGGCAAAGTCTGTTGAAGTCTGTTGAGAGTGAAGAAATGAAGAAGCAAGAAGAAGATTAAGAAAcaaaagtgagtgaatgagagctAACCTGTTATAGCTTTGGCTATAGGTTTAGGATACACAGTGGGCCATAGGTTCAGGATTCAGAGCGGCTGACCTGTTTAGGAGGTGCAGTGGGGACGGGGGCCTGGACAGCAGGAGCTGCAGAGGAGCTTGTAAAATCTCCAGACAACAAATCCAGGGCTGCATCAGAGTCCAGGGAAGGCTGGACAAGAGTTGAAATCCAGTAGTCAGAACACAGTTCCCAAGAAAAGTAGCCAATTATTTCAGCAATGTTAATAAAATCAGTATGAGCCTATAATGTGCTTTATCTCGTCTATGAAGCAGACCAACTGCTATGAAAACAACAAGTACAGAAACTGTATGTTTATTTTCGCCATACAGATAATAGATCTATGTACAAAAATACTTttagtgtgtatgagagatttAGATAAGACAAGGAGTACAGTACAGAACTGCAGAATCAGACAGGCAGGTAAATCTCACCTCTTTCTTAGGTGCTGGCAGGTCTTTAAGTTTCTCTTCTGAGAACCTGTAATCTGGTGGTAGTGTGTCTtccctctcccccactctcACACCTTTCTCAGACGCCAGCTTCTCCtcctacacaaacaaaaacacataaaaatgtagGGTAAGCAACGGAAAACATTGACTCCATTGCTGAAATTAATTTGACTTAGATACTAGCATTACAAACAACGAGGTCAGCATACCGTCACAATCTCCTCAGGTTTGAGTTTGGGTGGCTCTGGTGTTGGTTCGGCAGCAGGCAGTAAATCTTCCAGGGCACTGAGAGCGTCTGAAGACATTGAGGAACCCTGGAGAtccagaaagacaaaaatgaggAGGTTGGGGGGGTAGAGTTATCAGAAGAACATGGAACCTGCACTGTCTAGCATTTTCCAGACAGAAGATGCACTTACAGTCtaggtgaacacacacatctgagaaAAAGCACTGGTAACAAGCATATACAAAACACTCCAGTGAAATGTTAAGTCCAGCACAACACTGCCataataacaaagaaaaaaaataaacactaccaaaaagacagagtgaaacaatcaaataaatatTGAGCACTAATAAACAATGCTGATCATACACGAAAGACTCTTAGGGTTCTGATGTAACAATAGACATTCTAATGTTCGTTAATGCTTAAGTAATACAGTTACAGTGTAATACAAATTACCTAGCATCACAAAACCATCAGCAATATCCTATGTCATATCTGAATGTCAGTCTGTAATACGGCTAAGTCTGATAGCAGTACAGCAAAGTACCTCATCGGTTGCCAGTCCTGACTTGCTTGGAGGGGCTGTGTTTGCAGCAGTGGGAACAGAAGCTATCTACACagtaaagagagaggtggagacaACAATCGCTTATTTAATAACACGTAAGCATCTCCAGTCAGGCTTCATTCACATTCAATGGCTTCACAAGAATACCTTAGATGGAGCTTGTGTGGGAGCAACAAAATCACTAGCCAGGGCATCAAGAGCTGATAGATCCTCCACTCTTGGCtgtaaaaaacagagaaataaagaaagaacaagTTGTGGGATGAATAGAATATATTGTTCATAGCATTGCActtaaaaaactgaaagaaatttTCTGACTGAGGACCTTGAATGGGTAGATATGGGATATTTGTTTGATTTCGGATTCAGAGCGGCTGACCTGTTTAGGAGGTGCAGTGGGGACGGGGGCCTGGACAGCAGGAGCTGCAGAGGAGCTTGTAAAATCTCCAGACAACAAATCCAGGGCTGCATCAGAGTCCAGGGAAGGCTGGACAAGAGTTGAAATCCAGTAGTCAGAACACAGTTCCCAAGAAAAGTAGCCAATTATTTCAGCAAcgttaataaaataaaaatgaggcTATAATATGCCTTACCATAGCGCAATAAATCAACCACTATGAAACCAACAACTAAAGAAACTTGCATATGTTTATCTTAAATATAGAGACAGTATATCTAGGAACAGGTGGCAGAAAAGAAGTATTGAAAATACTTACTGCATGTGTGCGAGATTTAGATATGATAAGGAATATAGTACAAAACCAGACAGGCAGGTAAATCTCACCTCCTTCTTAGGTGCTGGCAGGTCTTTAAGTTTCTCTTCTGAGAACCTGTAATCTGGTGGTAGTGTGTCTtccctctcccccactctcACACCTTTCTCAGACGCCAGCTTCTCCTCCTACACAAACATATGTGtggacacagaaacacacacacacagagagagagagagagagagcgagagagagagagagagagagttaatctGACCCGACACTATTTAGACAGACGAATTGATTTAAAAACTGAGTTGGCATACCGTCACAATCTCCTCAGGTTTGAGTTTGGGTGGTTCTGGTGTTGGTTCGGCAGCAGGAAGTAAATCTTCCAGGGCGCTGAGAGCATCTGAAGACATTGAGGAACCCTGGAGTGAAATGGGAGATGGAGACAAACAAGTCAAAGAAAACCATATTTTAATCAGTCAGACATTAAGAAAATCAATGTGAACATCAATGCTACCATTCTAGAGCAAGCACAATGTTTGGAATCTGGTCTACATACACTAGCTCTCTTAACCTGTCCTAGCTTGGTTAGCGTGGCTTATCTTACTATGCATGGCGTGTTTATCAG includes the following:
- the cast gene encoding calpastatin isoform X1 — translated: MGQIFSWIRGARDTPALRDVSVEAQSQSKQTTPTPAAQVSTVKQAQYEKGSASTTAAAVAKPAASATPAATTTVTAPATTTATTTPLKTSTSSTAAATTVGTTPTVTPTVTTVGSTGAAGKAVTQKESPKVKPEAGSVSPAKAAPVNPTDGAASKAGVVAGVEKSSADVEKPKVASKDAAQSASIPSSKSEPAKQDPATAVSGAGAPKGPDVKAKESKVQVEVGPPAAKTTPAKDAFDPLDALAGTLPPSEPLAPTAPIFTGPEVKEHDITAEKGVLCGERESTLPPGYRFENLDKKPAGVPEMPKETPKPMSTDEALDSLSAGFMLSPAPAAENKETNVASASAGFSNFAPPPPSSQKKAEVSVPAAVSKSPAPPADKKAKIEQPADDFSLAAGLSSPPPQTEKPKTDKGSSMSSDALSALEDLLPAAEPTPEPPKLKPEEIVTEEKLASEKGVRVGEREDTLPPDYRFSEEKLKDLPAPKKEPSLDSDAALDLLSGDFTSSSAAPAVQAPVPTAPPKQPRVEDLSALDALASDFVAPTQAPSKIASVPTAANTAPPSKSGLATDEGSSMSSDALSALEDLLPAAEPTPEPPKLKPEEIVTEEKLASEKGVRVGEREDTLPPDYRFSEEKLKDLPAPKKEPSLDSDAALDLLSGDFTSSSAAPAVQAPVPTAPPKQTSTDFALDDLAADFATPTVASNVQSAVTGPGQTGCQLSEDPSSALDALSDTLKDIAPAPAPVPGPVKDTAQEKKVVEERIVKMGERDDSLPPEYQPTEADKKAMAEAKAKADATPKQKSMDDTEALDLLSSDFSAPPAPVAPSAPAAAAAPQTKTSVPAADASVDLTTKGPVLDKLAGTLIPGPPEVKQKESKPKGRGGKTRSKSKKQAVEDTSATGLSGQMSTDVVVTSSTKKGGKS